In a genomic window of Methanomicrobiales archaeon:
- a CDS encoding cupin domain-containing protein: protein MKKGFITDIETETRKNTDYRRVLYTSNFSQLVLMSLRPGEEIGREKHDDVDQFFRFELGEGIVEIDGVEHKVKDGSAVVVPNGAWHNVTNTSRTEDLKLYTIYSPPEHQDKVVRRTKKEAEATEEHFDGKTTE from the coding sequence ATGAAAAAAGGTTTTATCACAGATATCGAGACCGAGACCCGGAAGAACACGGATTATCGCCGTGTGCTCTATACCAGCAACTTCAGCCAGCTGGTGCTGATGAGCCTCAGGCCCGGCGAGGAGATCGGCAGGGAGAAGCACGACGACGTGGACCAGTTTTTCCGCTTCGAGCTGGGCGAGGGGATCGTCGAGATCGACGGCGTGGAGCACAAAGTAAAGGATGGCAGCGCCGTCGTCGTCCCCAACGGGGCATGGCATAACGTCACCAACACGTCCAGGACAGAGGACCTGAAGCTCTACACGATCTACTCGCCTCCCGAGCACCAGGACAAGGTGGTGCGCAGGACCAAGAAAGAGGCGGAGGCGACGGAGGAGCACTTCGACGGCAAGACGACGGAGTGA
- a CDS encoding iron ABC transporter permease: MHFADGTMPQDYLAYIRRKHLWILGGVLLLLFLFVVSISVGAVSIPAGDVLLAIVNGAIDRLNGALHLGIPRFGDSVSHKWDAIVWNIRLPQALAAIAAGAGLAVAGGAMQSILRNPLGSPFTLGISNAGAFGAAFSVILLGSGTMQSTVAGAVTINNPCVTTVMAFIFCLLATAMILAISRIKGASPEVMVLTGVALSSLFTAGTMFLQYFADDSQLAAVVFWTFGDVGRATWETLGIMALVVAASAIYFAANRWNYNAIDAGDETAQGLGVSVKRIRLAGMVVAALVSAVIVAFLGVIGFVGLVCPHMVRRLIGDDQRFLIPGSCVMGGILLLASDTAARLIVAPYVLPVAVLTAFMGAPIFIYLLLRGYRR; the protein is encoded by the coding sequence ATGCACTTCGCTGACGGGACGATGCCGCAGGACTACCTCGCCTACATTCGCAGAAAGCATCTCTGGATCCTGGGCGGCGTCCTCCTCCTCCTCTTTCTGTTCGTCGTCTCCATCTCGGTCGGGGCGGTCAGCATACCCGCCGGCGACGTGCTGCTTGCCATCGTGAACGGCGCCATCGATCGGCTTAACGGAGCCCTGCACCTCGGCATCCCACGCTTCGGCGACAGCGTATCGCATAAGTGGGATGCGATCGTCTGGAACATCCGCCTCCCGCAGGCGCTCGCGGCGATCGCAGCCGGTGCCGGGCTCGCGGTGGCCGGGGGGGCCATGCAGTCCATCCTCAGGAACCCGCTGGGCTCCCCGTTCACCCTCGGGATATCGAACGCCGGGGCGTTCGGTGCGGCGTTCTCCGTCATCCTGCTCGGGAGCGGCACCATGCAGTCGACGGTTGCCGGCGCCGTCACGATCAACAACCCCTGCGTGACGACGGTCATGGCATTCATCTTCTGCCTGCTGGCGACGGCGATGATCCTGGCGATATCCCGCATCAAGGGGGCGTCGCCGGAGGTGATGGTGCTGACCGGCGTGGCACTCTCCTCCCTCTTCACGGCGGGAACGATGTTCCTGCAGTACTTTGCAGACGACTCGCAGCTGGCCGCCGTCGTCTTCTGGACCTTCGGCGACGTCGGGCGGGCGACCTGGGAGACCCTCGGAATCATGGCCCTAGTCGTTGCCGCATCGGCGATCTACTTCGCCGCCAACCGCTGGAACTACAATGCCATCGATGCCGGCGATGAGACCGCCCAAGGTCTCGGCGTCAGCGTCAAGCGAATCCGCCTCGCGGGAATGGTCGTCGCCGCACTCGTCTCCGCCGTGATCGTGGCGTTCCTGGGCGTCATCGGGTTCGTCGGGCTCGTCTGCCCGCACATGGTGCGGCGGCTCATCGGCGACGATCAGCGGTTCCTGATCCCCGGTTCCTGCGTGATGGGCGGGATCCTGCTCCTGGCCTCGGACACGGCCGCACGGCTGATCGTGGCGCCCTACGTCCTTCCCGTGGCAGTCCTCACGGCGTTCATGGGGGCTCCAATCTTCATTTACCTGCTCCTGCGGGGGTACCGGCGATGA
- a CDS encoding pyridoxamine 5'-phosphate oxidase family protein produces MDFADCIAFATGNPVTYIATVEGEQPRVRAFAMWFADETGFYYHTGTPKRVYRQLQKNPRVELCFYKPDLQGAGTMLRVSGKVEFLEDKTLEERLYRERPWVRDLLRTGPEGARIAIFRVAHGEAYFWTMENNMRESEAPRVQF; encoded by the coding sequence ATGGATTTCGCCGATTGTATAGCATTTGCGACCGGAAATCCGGTCACTTACATCGCAACGGTCGAAGGAGAACAACCCCGTGTGCGGGCGTTCGCGATGTGGTTCGCGGACGAAACCGGATTCTACTACCATACCGGCACGCCAAAGCGCGTCTATCGGCAGCTGCAGAAGAATCCCCGGGTGGAGCTCTGCTTCTACAAACCCGATCTCCAGGGTGCCGGGACAATGCTGCGTGTCAGCGGGAAGGTGGAGTTCCTGGAGGATAAGACCCTGGAAGAGCGGCTCTACCGGGAACGCCCCTGGGTGAGGGATCTCCTGCGCACGGGCCCGGAAGGCGCCCGCATCGCCATCTTCCGCGTAGCCCACGGGGAGGCGTACTTCTGGACGATGGAGAACAACATGCGGGAGTCCGAAGCACCCCGCGTGCAGTTCTGA
- a CDS encoding MIP family channel protein, with amino-acid sequence MSVRLNQKYTAEMFGTFALVLVGLGSAVLGGSQVGNLGIALAFGLTLMTMVYAIGDISGCHVNPAVTVGVLAAGKIPLKEAVAYIVMQCLGALLGAGALLVIAMGNPDYSLAVDGLGANGYGALSPGGYSLLSGFLVEVLMTGLFVFVILSVTCIDELKRFAGLAIGMALTMVILAALQVTGAAINPARSLGPAVFVGGEALMQLWLFWVAPILGAVFAVVVWRYLMAVRATRPIAVATAAQSRT; translated from the coding sequence ATGAGTGTACGTCTCAATCAGAAGTATACGGCCGAGATGTTCGGCACTTTTGCCCTGGTGCTCGTCGGCCTCGGAAGTGCGGTGCTGGGCGGCAGCCAGGTCGGAAATCTCGGCATCGCTCTGGCCTTTGGACTCACCCTGATGACGATGGTCTATGCCATCGGGGATATCTCCGGCTGCCATGTCAACCCTGCCGTGACCGTCGGCGTGCTGGCCGCCGGGAAGATTCCCCTCAAGGAGGCTGTCGCCTATATCGTCATGCAGTGTCTGGGTGCCCTCCTTGGTGCCGGAGCCCTCCTCGTTATCGCAATGGGAAATCCCGACTATTCGCTGGCCGTGGACGGTCTTGGCGCGAACGGATACGGTGCGCTGTCGCCGGGAGGCTACTCGCTCCTCTCCGGGTTCCTGGTCGAGGTGCTGATGACAGGCCTGTTCGTCTTCGTGATCCTGTCGGTCACCTGCATCGACGAGTTGAAACGGTTTGCCGGCCTGGCGATCGGGATGGCGCTCACCATGGTGATTCTTGCGGCGCTGCAGGTGACGGGGGCGGCTATCAACCCGGCACGCAGCCTGGGGCCGGCGGTCTTTGTGGGGGGCGAGGCGCTGATGCAGCTCTGGCTCTTCTGGGTCGCACCCATCCTCGGGGCCGTCTTCGCCGTCGTTGTCTGGCGGTACCTCATGGCCGTGCGGGCAACGCGGCCGATCGCCGTCGCGACGGCTGCTCAATCGCGCACCTGA
- a CDS encoding ABC transporter ATP-binding protein — MILSVDDLRFFYDHREVLRAIAFSIEPGQVVAVLGPNGVGKTTLLKCLNRILRPKGGAVYIDGENLLALDTMEIARRVGYVPQRVESGRLTAFDAVLLGRRPHIGWDLKDRDLAIVDAVFRRLSMDHLRLACIDEMSGGELQKVAIARALVQEPKVLLLDEPTSNLDLKNQVEILATIVRIVRQHGIAAVMTMHDLNQALRFADRFIFLKDGAIYLHGGQEEITAEVIEEVYGLPVIIGEIGGVRCVVPDRCPAE, encoded by the coding sequence ATGATCCTCTCGGTGGACGACCTGCGGTTCTTCTACGACCATCGCGAGGTGCTCCGCGCGATCGCGTTCTCCATCGAGCCGGGCCAGGTCGTCGCCGTGCTCGGCCCGAACGGCGTCGGGAAGACAACGCTCTTGAAGTGCCTCAATCGCATCCTCCGCCCGAAGGGAGGGGCCGTCTACATCGACGGCGAGAACCTGCTCGCCCTCGACACGATGGAGATCGCGCGCCGCGTCGGCTACGTCCCCCAGCGTGTGGAGAGCGGAAGGCTGACCGCCTTCGATGCGGTTCTCCTGGGGCGGCGGCCGCACATCGGCTGGGACCTGAAAGACCGCGATCTGGCTATCGTCGACGCCGTCTTCCGGCGTCTCTCGATGGACCACCTCCGCCTCGCCTGCATCGACGAGATGAGCGGGGGGGAACTTCAGAAGGTTGCCATCGCACGGGCGCTCGTGCAGGAGCCCAAAGTCCTGCTCCTCGACGAACCGACGAGCAACCTGGACCTGAAAAACCAGGTGGAGATCCTTGCCACCATTGTCCGGATCGTCCGCCAGCACGGGATCGCGGCGGTGATGACGATGCACGACCTCAACCAGGCGCTTCGCTTTGCCGACCGCTTCATCTTCCTGAAGGACGGCGCCATCTATCTCCACGGTGGTCAGGAGGAGATCACGGCCGAGGTCATCGAGGAGGTATACGGCCTCCCGGTGATCATCGGCGAGATCGGGGGCGTGCGGTGCGTAGTCCCCGATAGATGTCCCGCAGAATGA
- a CDS encoding RidA family protein, protein MGQVQHINPDALPANPAFTNVIAVTGPVKTIYIGGQDAVNASGEVVGIGDLRHQVSQVLANLQEALKAAGAGLEHVVRWNVYVVEGQPPEPAFAVFQQVWGRRPNPPAITMMFVSGLANPDFLVEMDAIAVVPLECG, encoded by the coding sequence ATGGGACAGGTTCAGCATATCAACCCGGACGCATTGCCGGCCAATCCGGCATTCACCAACGTCATTGCCGTGACCGGCCCGGTGAAGACCATATACATCGGCGGACAGGATGCCGTGAACGCTTCGGGAGAGGTAGTGGGAATCGGCGACCTCCGGCATCAGGTCTCCCAGGTGCTGGCCAATCTGCAGGAGGCGCTGAAGGCCGCCGGCGCCGGGCTGGAGCACGTCGTCAGGTGGAACGTATATGTGGTCGAGGGGCAGCCCCCCGAGCCGGCCTTTGCAGTATTCCAGCAGGTATGGGGCCGGCGCCCCAATCCCCCGGCAATCACCATGATGTTCGTGTCGGGACTGGCAAACCCGGATTTCCTGGTGGAGATGGATGCCATCGCCGTTGTGCCCCTGGAATGCGGTTGA
- a CDS encoding FmdE family protein yields the protein MVMERNSSERYPSFEEVVQFHGHACPGLAGGYRAAVAAMQALGVARPYDEELACIAETDACGVDAIQLVCGCTAGKGNLVVKDYGKHVFTVISRESGRAVRVLVRNADIPERSEMDALRKEVFSGRAASEERERFQALMRRATERILKLPEEKVVAVREAHVEPPSQARIFASIVCGCCGEAVADARTLTLDGLQVCIPCYEARHPPHR from the coding sequence ATGGTAATGGAACGCAACAGTTCAGAGCGTTATCCCTCGTTCGAGGAGGTAGTTCAGTTTCACGGACATGCATGCCCCGGCCTTGCCGGCGGCTACCGGGCTGCGGTCGCCGCGATGCAGGCGCTCGGGGTGGCCCGCCCCTACGACGAAGAGCTGGCCTGCATCGCGGAGACCGACGCGTGCGGCGTGGATGCCATCCAGTTGGTCTGCGGCTGTACCGCCGGCAAGGGCAACCTGGTCGTGAAGGACTACGGCAAGCACGTCTTCACCGTCATCAGCCGCGAGAGCGGAAGGGCGGTGCGGGTGCTGGTCCGCAATGCCGACATCCCGGAGCGGTCGGAGATGGATGCGCTGCGAAAAGAAGTCTTCTCGGGCAGGGCAGCCTCCGAAGAGCGGGAAAGGTTCCAGGCGCTCATGCGCCGGGCGACGGAGCGGATTCTTAAGCTGCCCGAGGAGAAGGTCGTGGCGGTGCGGGAGGCCCATGTCGAACCACCGTCGCAGGCGCGGATCTTCGCGTCGATTGTCTGCGGCTGCTGCGGCGAGGCGGTCGCCGACGCCAGAACCCTCACCCTCGACGGTTTGCAGGTCTGCATACCCTGCTACGAGGCGCGGCACCCTCCTCACCGCTGA
- a CDS encoding iron ABC transporter substrate-binding protein, whose protein sequence is MISKIGITIVVLLAVGMAIMAGCSTLPADTGKSGSAGRPAGQEISITDGFGRTVTVPSPPQSIVCSGSGCLRYLVYMQRQDLVAGVDSIEKEDRAMDARAYVHANPQFRDLPLIGEFRGKDDPEKIVGIGPQVIFKTGSTGTSYATSGSEADTLQAKTGIPVVAFPYGSLRSQAEKAEMYAGLRLMGEVLGNPERAEDLIAYIEATMADLERRTADIPESGRKSAYIGGVSSAGAHGIVSTEPAYPPFLWVHAENAAGGMGVAHADVAKEALVDWDPEYVFIDVGTIQLESDGAIGELKNDPALQGLSARKGGHVYGVLPYNYYNTNYESVLADAYFVGKVLYPDRFTDIDPVEKADEIYTFFVGEPVFDDINRQYRNLAFQKIPL, encoded by the coding sequence ATGATTTCTAAAATAGGTATTACTATTGTCGTTCTCCTCGCCGTCGGCATGGCCATCATGGCCGGCTGTAGCACCCTGCCTGCAGACACGGGGAAGAGCGGCAGCGCAGGGAGACCGGCAGGCCAGGAGATCTCGATCACCGACGGGTTCGGGAGAACGGTGACGGTGCCGTCGCCGCCGCAGAGTATCGTCTGCTCCGGATCCGGATGTCTGCGCTACCTCGTATATATGCAGCGGCAGGACCTCGTCGCCGGTGTCGACAGCATCGAGAAGGAGGACCGTGCGATGGATGCACGGGCCTATGTACATGCCAACCCGCAGTTCCGGGATCTCCCGCTGATCGGCGAGTTCCGCGGCAAGGACGACCCGGAGAAGATCGTCGGCATCGGCCCGCAGGTCATCTTCAAGACGGGATCGACAGGCACGTCCTACGCGACGAGCGGCTCCGAGGCCGATACTCTGCAGGCGAAGACGGGCATCCCCGTGGTCGCGTTCCCCTACGGCTCGCTGCGCAGCCAGGCGGAGAAAGCGGAGATGTACGCCGGTCTGCGACTCATGGGGGAGGTCCTCGGCAACCCGGAGCGGGCTGAAGACCTGATCGCCTACATCGAGGCGACCATGGCCGACCTCGAGAGGCGCACGGCGGACATCCCCGAGTCCGGGAGGAAGAGCGCCTACATCGGAGGGGTGAGCTCGGCCGGCGCCCACGGCATCGTCTCGACCGAGCCGGCCTACCCGCCCTTCCTCTGGGTGCATGCCGAGAACGCCGCCGGCGGCATGGGCGTGGCGCACGCGGACGTCGCCAAGGAGGCGCTCGTCGACTGGGACCCCGAGTACGTCTTCATCGACGTCGGCACCATCCAGCTGGAGAGCGACGGCGCGATCGGGGAACTGAAGAACGATCCCGCGCTGCAGGGGCTCTCAGCGAGGAAGGGAGGCCACGTCTACGGCGTCCTGCCCTATAACTACTACAACACCAACTACGAGTCGGTGCTCGCGGATGCCTACTTCGTCGGCAAGGTCCTCTATCCCGACCGCTTCACGGACATCGATCCCGTGGAGAAGGCCGACGAGATCTACACGTTCTTCGTGGGGGAGCCCGTCTTTGACGACATCAACCGGCAGTACCGCAATCTGGCGTTCCAAAAGATCCCTCTCTGA
- a CDS encoding SIMPL domain-containing protein (The SIMPL domain is named for its presence in mouse protein SIMPL (signalling molecule that associates with mouse pelle-like kinase). Bacterial member BP26, from Brucella, was shown to assemble into a channel-like structure, while YggE from E. coli has been associated with resistance to oxidative stress.) has translation MATKRLLAVLGALAVIACIFAASAAEPGDGDSRTRIHVSGSGEVKTTPDELVLSVGVDTRSPSVQTAQAENAERMTAILDALAAYGIPQSDIKTSGYSIYPEYDNSDRMGIPKITQYRVSNTVTITTDRVNDAGLIIDLVGEKGATNVNYILFGVSDEKQQALRGDAIRDALQKARADADVVAAAAGLSITGIDEITVGGSYIPYYPAYDTVRGEKAGVTTPIVPGDATVTASVTVTYFA, from the coding sequence ATGGCAACCAAGCGACTCCTCGCGGTGCTGGGAGCTCTCGCCGTCATCGCCTGCATCTTTGCGGCATCCGCCGCAGAGCCGGGCGACGGGGACTCCCGCACCCGGATTCATGTATCGGGCTCCGGCGAGGTCAAGACGACCCCGGACGAACTCGTCCTCTCGGTCGGCGTCGATACCCGCAGCCCCAGCGTCCAGACCGCCCAGGCAGAGAATGCCGAACGGATGACCGCCATCCTCGACGCCCTGGCCGCCTACGGGATCCCACAGTCGGATATCAAGACGAGCGGCTACTCGATCTACCCGGAATACGACAACTCCGACAGGATGGGGATTCCCAAAATCACCCAGTACCGCGTCTCGAACACCGTCACCATCACGACCGATAGGGTGAACGATGCCGGCCTGATCATCGATCTCGTCGGTGAGAAAGGGGCCACGAATGTCAACTATATCCTCTTCGGGGTCTCGGACGAGAAGCAGCAGGCCCTCCGAGGCGATGCGATCCGCGATGCCCTGCAGAAGGCCCGGGCGGATGCCGACGTCGTTGCGGCCGCCGCCGGCCTCTCCATCACGGGCATCGACGAGATCACCGTCGGCGGCAGCTACATTCCCTACTACCCGGCCTACGATACGGTGCGGGGCGAGAAGGCAGGCGTCACGACGCCGATCGTTCCCGGGGATGCGACCGTCACCGCCTCGGTGACGGTCACCTACTTCGCCTAA
- a CDS encoding ATP-binding protein, translating into MHDRSQREISDEIRRRIQSLFEEPGDASLLQSRIRQLADDLAEVCMRKSGPVDRSAQEGGLEGERFRAVVEGSPVPTFVIDRNHRIVSWNRALAEYSGIPAEDVLDTSLAWKAFYPEERPTLADLIVDQAIDQIPVWYEGKYAPSALVSDAYEATDFFPQMRGGTWLFFTASPIRDAEGRIIGAVEILQDITERKRSEEALKEYAETLKRSNEDLERFAYAASHDLQEPLRTIVVFSQLLEKRYAGQLDRDANEYIRFVVDAGRRMQELIDDLLEFSRVTTRGATFTRTDAEGVLQGVLENLRTTLDEQGASITYGALPPVMADAVQLGQVFQNLISNAVKFRRPDVPPVIRISARRQDRMVQFSVQDNGIGIEPRYFGRIFVIFQRLHDREKYPGTGIGLALVKRIVERHGGCVWVESEPGVGSTFHFTIPACG; encoded by the coding sequence ATGCACGACAGGAGCCAGAGAGAAATATCCGACGAGATCCGGCGCAGAATCCAGTCGCTCTTTGAGGAGCCGGGGGACGCATCCCTCCTGCAGTCGCGGATCCGGCAGCTGGCTGACGATCTGGCGGAGGTCTGCATGCGGAAAAGCGGTCCGGTGGACCGGTCTGCACAGGAGGGCGGTCTGGAGGGAGAGCGCTTCCGCGCAGTCGTGGAGGGGTCGCCGGTTCCGACGTTCGTCATCGACCGCAACCATCGGATCGTCTCCTGGAACCGGGCGCTGGCGGAGTACAGCGGAATTCCGGCGGAAGACGTGCTGGACACATCGCTCGCCTGGAAGGCCTTCTATCCCGAAGAGCGTCCGACGCTGGCCGATCTCATCGTCGACCAGGCTATCGACCAGATACCTGTGTGGTACGAGGGGAAGTACGCCCCCTCCGCCCTGGTGAGCGACGCCTACGAGGCGACCGACTTCTTCCCGCAGATGCGGGGCGGCACCTGGCTCTTCTTCACCGCGTCCCCGATCCGCGACGCGGAGGGGCGCATCATCGGAGCCGTTGAGATCCTGCAGGACATCACGGAGCGCAAACGGTCGGAGGAAGCCCTGAAGGAGTACGCGGAGACCCTGAAGCGATCCAACGAGGATCTGGAGCGGTTCGCCTACGCCGCTTCCCACGATCTGCAGGAACCCCTGCGGACGATCGTGGTCTTCTCCCAGCTGCTGGAGAAGCGTTATGCGGGGCAGCTCGATCGGGATGCGAACGAGTACATCCGGTTCGTCGTGGATGCGGGAAGACGGATGCAGGAGCTGATCGACGATCTGCTGGAGTTCTCGCGGGTCACCACCCGGGGGGCGACCTTCACGCGGACAGACGCGGAGGGCGTGCTCCAGGGTGTGCTGGAGAACCTGCGGACCACCCTGGACGAGCAGGGCGCCTCCATCACGTACGGGGCGCTCCCTCCCGTCATGGCCGACGCCGTCCAGCTCGGTCAGGTGTTCCAGAACCTGATCAGCAACGCGGTCAAGTTCCGGAGGCCAGACGTCCCCCCTGTGATCCGCATATCCGCCCGGAGACAGGACAGGATGGTGCAGTTCTCGGTGCAGGACAACGGGATCGGGATCGAACCGCGGTACTTCGGGCGGATCTTCGTCATCTTCCAGCGGCTGCACGATCGGGAGAAGTATCCCGGGACCGGCATCGGGCTGGCGCTGGTGAAGCGAATCGTGGAGCGTCACGGCGGATGCGTCTGGGTCGAATCCGAACCCGGGGTGGGATCGACGTTCCACTTCACCATACCGGCATGCGGCTGA
- a CDS encoding putative glycolipid-binding domain-containing protein, which produces MRSLVAHAGMHRARCPLGRGRAIDLDVDEPGFWYRKSGGILGAGSGFTPSTSTLPIRRLALASGEVAKIRVVWLRFPEYDVVVPERECTRLAADLYRFESGDFRAILETDEHGVVTRHGDLRREVRG; this is translated from the coding sequence GTGCGATCGCTCGTGGCGCACGCGGGAATGCACCGTGCGCGTTGCCCGCTCGGACGCGGAAGGGCAATCGACCTGGATGTGGACGAACCAGGATTCTGGTATCGGAAGTCCGGGGGCATCCTCGGTGCAGGCTCGGGCTTTACGCCCAGCACGAGCACGCTCCCGATCCGGCGGCTGGCTCTTGCGAGCGGCGAGGTGGCCAAGATCCGCGTGGTCTGGCTCCGCTTCCCGGAGTACGATGTTGTGGTGCCTGAACGTGAGTGCACCCGACTTGCAGCCGACCTCTACCGCTTCGAGAGCGGCGATTTCAGGGCTATTCTTGAGACGGATGAGCACGGCGTCGTGACACGGCACGGGGACCTCAGGCGTGAGGTTCGTGGATAG